The sequence CTGTCGGCGGAGGTGTGTTTGAGCCGCCTTGCACGCCCTGCGATGGCACTCCATACGCCATGGAGCAAATCGAGATGATCATCGCCGCTAGGATCAATATGACAACATGGAGCTTGTCCAGTCCAAACAGACCGAAGGCCATACGCGGCCCTTTCACTCCAGACATGTTAGGAAAGCCTCCGCGGCTCTCTCTTCCGACGCGGAGAGATGCAGTCCGGCACATGGCGAAGGGAGATAGGGAATCCCATCGCCGCAAGGTACAAGATGTGCATCCCCGACATACCAGTAGCCCATCCAATGGCGGGAAGGCACGCAGCGGCAACAGCTGAGGCGCCCGCCGCCGACCGGAGCGCAGCGAATGCCAGAAGCCAGCCTACGCCGGCAGGGATGATGACCCGTGGCGCAAGGATAACGCAGGCGCCAAAGAAAACCGCAAGCCCTTTCCCACCCCTGAACCCGAACCACGCCGGTATAATGTGGCCCACTACAGCGGCTGCGCCTCCAACCATTGCGCCCGCCCCCCAACCCGAGATTAGCCCGCCAGCGACTGTGGCCAGGGCGCCTTTGCCGATGTCAAGCAGCGCCACCGCCAGACCTGGGCCGAGCCCAAGGACGCGTGCCGCATTAGTGCCGCCTGTGTTGCCCGATCCCCAGTCTCGAATGTCGAGGCCTCGCAGGAAGCACCCTACGATGACGCCTGCCGAGACAGAGCCCATGGAGTATCCGACGACGGCCGGAATGAGG comes from Clostridia bacterium and encodes:
- a CDS encoding glycerol-3-phosphate acyltransferase; its protein translation is MTLLIPAVVGYSMGSVSAGVIVGCFLRGLDIRDWGSGNTGGTNAARVLGLGPGLAVALLDIGKGALATVAGGLISGWGAGAMVGGAAAVVGHIIPAWFGFRGGKGLAVFFGACVILAPRVIIPAGVGWLLAFAALRSAAGASAVAAACLPAIGWATGMSGMHILYLAAMGFPISLRHVPDCISPRRKREPRRLS